A single window of [Clostridium] hylemonae DSM 15053 DNA harbors:
- the uvrC gene encoding excinuclease ABC subunit UvrC, giving the protein MFDIQEELKKLPGKPGVYIMHDEKDDIIYVGKAISLKNRVRQYFQMSRSKGVKIDQMVTHIARFEYIVTDSELEALVLECNLIKEHRPKYNTMLMDDKSYPFIKVTVDEPFPRIMLARKMVKDKAKYFGPYTSAGAVKDTIELIRKLYNIRSCSRKLPRDIGRERPCLNYHIHQCKAPCQGYISQEDYRKSIDEVLRFLNGNYDLILKELEEKMQCASEAMEFEKAIEYRELLNSVQKIAQKQKITDTAGDDRDILAVATEEEDAVVQVFFIRGGRLIGRDHFYLRITKGESEAEILSSFIKQFYAGTPYIPSQLMLQEEIEDLEVVEEWLTRRRGHKVHLRVPKKGAKEKLVELAQKNAALVLSTDKERLKREEGRTIGAVKELEKLLGLKGIVRMEAYDISNTNGFASVGSMIVYEKGKPKRNDYRKFKIKGVQGADDYASMEEVLTRRFVHGMKEMEEGKDMGSFTAFPDLILMDGGKGQVNVAVQVLDRLRLNIPVCGMVKDDNHRTRGLFYQNEEIPIEKDSEGFKLITRIQDEAHRFAITFHRKLRSQGQVHSVLDDIPGVGPARRKDLMSHFSNLDAIKNATVEELGRLPSMNEKSARDVYNFFH; this is encoded by the coding sequence ATGTTTGATATTCAGGAGGAACTCAAGAAACTGCCCGGTAAGCCGGGGGTCTATATCATGCACGACGAGAAGGATGATATTATCTATGTGGGGAAGGCCATCAGCCTGAAAAACAGGGTACGCCAGTATTTTCAGATGAGCCGCAGCAAAGGCGTCAAGATAGACCAGATGGTCACCCATATAGCAAGATTTGAATATATTGTGACGGATTCTGAGCTTGAGGCGCTCGTGCTGGAGTGCAACCTCATAAAAGAACACCGTCCTAAATACAATACGATGCTTATGGATGACAAGAGTTATCCGTTTATTAAGGTTACGGTGGATGAGCCGTTTCCGAGGATCATGCTTGCCAGAAAGATGGTAAAAGACAAGGCAAAATATTTCGGTCCCTATACGAGCGCGGGGGCAGTGAAAGATACGATCGAGCTTATACGCAAGCTTTATAATATCCGCAGCTGCAGCCGGAAGCTGCCCCGGGATATTGGCAGAGAACGCCCCTGTCTGAATTACCATATCCATCAGTGCAAGGCGCCGTGCCAGGGGTATATATCACAGGAGGACTACCGGAAGTCCATCGATGAAGTCCTACGATTTCTGAACGGTAATTATGATCTCATCCTGAAGGAGCTGGAGGAGAAGATGCAGTGCGCCTCCGAGGCGATGGAATTTGAGAAAGCCATTGAATACCGGGAACTTCTAAACAGTGTCCAGAAGATCGCCCAGAAGCAGAAGATAACCGACACTGCCGGGGATGACAGGGATATTCTGGCGGTGGCCACAGAGGAAGAGGACGCGGTCGTACAGGTATTCTTTATCCGGGGCGGGCGCCTCATCGGCCGGGATCATTTTTATCTAAGGATCACAAAGGGAGAGAGCGAAGCAGAGATCCTCTCCAGCTTTATCAAGCAGTTCTATGCCGGCACACCGTACATTCCTTCCCAGCTCATGCTGCAGGAAGAGATAGAGGATCTGGAAGTTGTGGAAGAGTGGCTCACGCGTAGAAGAGGGCATAAGGTCCATCTGCGCGTACCTAAGAAGGGGGCAAAGGAAAAGCTGGTGGAGCTGGCGCAGAAGAATGCGGCCCTCGTACTCAGCACGGACAAAGAACGGCTGAAACGGGAAGAGGGACGTACGATAGGCGCGGTGAAGGAACTGGAGAAATTACTTGGTCTGAAGGGGATCGTCCGGATGGAGGCGTACGATATTTCCAACACGAACGGATTCGCTTCTGTCGGTTCCATGATCGTATATGAAAAAGGAAAGCCAAAGCGCAATGACTACCGGAAGTTTAAGATCAAGGGCGTGCAGGGCGCTGACGACTATGCCAGCATGGAGGAAGTGCTCACGCGGAGATTCGTCCACGGGATGAAAGAGATGGAGGAAGGAAAAGACATGGGAAGCTTTACCGCATTCCCGGATCTGATTCTCATGGATGGAGGTAAGGGACAGGTCAATGTAGCTGTCCAGGTACTGGACAGGCTGAGGCTCAATATCCCTGTGTGCGGCATGGTAAAAGATGACAATCACCGGACGAGAGGGTTGTTTTATCAAAATGAGGAAATTCCGATCGAAAAAGATTCTGAGGGATTTAAGCTCATAACAAGGATCCAGGATGAGGCCCACCGATTTGCCATCACATTCCACAGAAAGCTGAGAAGCCAGGGGCAGGTGCATTCTGTCCTGGATGACATACCAGGTGTTGGCCCGGCTAGGAGAAAAGACTTGATGAGCCATTTTTCCAATTTGGATGCCATTAAGAATGCCACGGTGGAGGAACTGGGGAGACTGCCGTCCATGAATGAAAAATCGGCCCGTGACGTGTACAATTTTTTTCACTGA
- a CDS encoding DUF1846 domain-containing protein, with translation MKKGFDNEKYLKMQSAHIRERIDQFDNKLYLEFGGKLFDDFHASRVLPGFQPDSKLRMLKQLSDQAEIIIVISAEDIEKNKVRGDLGITYDSDVLRLMHAYRENGLYVGSVVITKYSGQSSADLFKNRLEKLGIRVYRHYVIPGYPSNVPFIVSDEGYGKNDYIETTRPLVVVTAPGPGSGKMAVCLSQLYLEHKRGICAGYAKFETFPIWNIPLKHPVNLAYEAATADLNDVNMIDPFHLEAYGRTTVNYNRDVEIFPVLNAMFERIYGKSPYKSPTDMGVNMAGKCICDDEACREASCQEIIRRYYDSLRRLLVGACPDEEAYKIEMLMNQAGITVHDRPVVDAALSRAEETGGPAAALQLHDGRMITGKTSNLLGASAALLLNALKELAGIDHELHVISPDAIEPIQKLKTQYLGSRNPRLHTDEVLIALSVSAADDAMAQLALDQIPKLKGCQAHTSVMVGSVDMKQFKKLSIQATFEAKFEKSSVFFNGKGI, from the coding sequence ATGAAAAAAGGATTTGACAATGAAAAATACTTGAAAATGCAGTCAGCCCATATCCGGGAACGCATCGACCAGTTTGACAACAAACTGTATCTGGAATTCGGGGGGAAACTTTTCGATGATTTTCACGCTTCCCGCGTTCTTCCGGGATTTCAGCCTGACAGTAAGCTGCGCATGCTGAAGCAGCTTTCGGACCAGGCGGAGATCATCATCGTAATCAGCGCTGAGGACATTGAGAAGAATAAAGTCCGCGGCGACCTTGGCATCACTTATGATTCCGACGTGCTCCGGCTTATGCACGCTTACCGTGAAAACGGTCTCTATGTGGGCAGTGTTGTCATCACAAAGTACAGCGGCCAGAGCAGCGCCGATTTATTTAAAAACAGGCTTGAGAAGCTTGGCATCAGGGTCTACCGGCACTATGTGATCCCCGGCTACCCTTCCAATGTACCGTTCATTGTCAGCGATGAAGGTTACGGAAAGAATGATTATATAGAGACAACGAGACCGCTCGTCGTTGTCACAGCCCCCGGTCCGGGCAGCGGAAAGATGGCAGTGTGCCTGTCCCAGCTCTATCTGGAGCACAAGAGGGGCATCTGTGCCGGATACGCCAAATTCGAGACGTTTCCCATCTGGAATATACCGCTGAAGCACCCGGTCAATCTGGCATATGAGGCCGCCACGGCTGATCTCAACGACGTCAATATGATAGATCCCTTTCATCTGGAAGCCTATGGCAGGACAACGGTCAACTACAACCGCGATGTAGAGATATTCCCGGTGCTGAATGCCATGTTTGAACGCATTTACGGAAAAAGCCCTTATAAGTCGCCGACCGACATGGGGGTCAATATGGCCGGCAAATGTATCTGCGATGACGAAGCGTGCAGAGAAGCTTCCTGCCAGGAGATCATCCGCCGTTATTACGACTCTCTGCGGCGGCTTCTCGTGGGCGCATGCCCGGATGAAGAGGCATACAAGATCGAGATGCTTATGAATCAGGCGGGCATCACGGTCCACGACCGGCCTGTCGTGGACGCCGCGCTGTCACGCGCCGAGGAGACAGGAGGGCCGGCGGCGGCGCTTCAGCTGCACGACGGCCGCATGATCACAGGCAAGACGTCAAATCTCCTAGGCGCCTCTGCCGCGCTTCTGCTCAATGCTCTGAAAGAACTGGCGGGCATTGACCACGAGCTGCACGTGATCTCTCCGGATGCCATTGAGCCGATCCAAAAGCTGAAGACACAGTATCTCGGCAGCCGGAATCCCCGCCTTCACACAGACGAGGTGCTCATCGCCCTCTCCGTCAGTGCGGCAGACGATGCGATGGCCCAGCTGGCGCTTGATCAGATACCGAAGTTAAAAGGCTGTCAGGCGCACACGTCCGTTATGGTAGGCTCCGTGGATATGAAGCAGTTTAAGAAATTATCCATCCAGGCCACATTCGAGGCAAAATTTGAAAAAAGTTCTGTATTTTTTAATGGAAAAGGTATATAA
- the ftsH gene encoding ATP-dependent zinc metalloprotease FtsH — MDNQNNQNKNNQGPNNKNNRQGFSFIILVTLITAILVLALYQFQGSAGSQEISYDQFLKYVDDKEVEEVIISSDRITITMKKEKDARTSKQYYTGVVRDDTLAERLDKAGVKFGQEIPDTTSAVILNVLLTLLPIALIVGMFVWMTKRMSKGGGMMGIGKSNAKMYVEKETGITFKDVAGQDEAKESLQEVVDFLHNPGKYTQIGAKLPKGALLVGPPGTGKTLLAKAVAGEAKVPFFSLTGSSFVEMYVGVGASRVRDLFKQAQQMAPCIIFIDEIDAIGKSRDNQLGSNDEREQTLNQLLSEMDGFDMNNGLVLLAATNRPEILDPALLRPGRFDRRIIVEKPDLKGRVDVLKVHSKDVRMDETVDLEAIALATSGAVGSDLANMINEAAINAVKNGRSAVTQGDLFEAVEVVLVGKEKKDRIMSTEERKIVSYHEVGHALVSALQKDAEPVQKITIVPRTMGALGYVMQTPEEEKFLNTKKELEAMLVGMLAGRAAEEIVFDTVTTGAANDIEKATNIARAMITQYGMSEKFGLIGLESIQNRYLDGRAVRNCGEATSAEIDREVMEMLKNAYSEARRLLSEHRQSLDKIAAFLIEKETITGKEFMEIFHEAEGIDPETEKKQGERVTVKEAEPQIEQKSEAAIDSNMESNEAVKEETEE; from the coding sequence ATGGACAACCAGAATAATCAGAACAAAAATAATCAAGGGCCCAATAACAAGAATAACAGACAGGGTTTTTCCTTCATTATTTTAGTAACATTAATCACCGCCATATTGGTGCTGGCTCTGTATCAGTTCCAGGGTTCCGCAGGTTCCCAGGAAATCAGTTATGACCAGTTCCTGAAATACGTGGACGATAAAGAGGTGGAAGAAGTCATCATCAGCAGTGACAGAATCACCATAACAATGAAGAAAGAGAAAGACGCCCGGACATCCAAGCAGTATTACACCGGTGTTGTGCGGGATGACACACTGGCAGAGCGGCTTGACAAGGCTGGAGTGAAGTTTGGCCAGGAGATACCGGACACGACATCTGCCGTCATACTGAACGTACTTCTGACGCTGCTTCCGATAGCGCTCATCGTAGGCATGTTTGTCTGGATGACAAAGCGGATGTCAAAGGGCGGCGGAATGATGGGCATTGGAAAAAGCAATGCCAAGATGTATGTGGAGAAGGAGACGGGGATCACCTTCAAAGACGTAGCCGGACAGGACGAGGCTAAGGAATCACTGCAGGAAGTTGTTGATTTTCTGCACAATCCGGGTAAATATACACAGATAGGCGCAAAGCTGCCAAAGGGCGCGCTGCTTGTCGGTCCCCCGGGTACAGGAAAGACGCTGCTTGCAAAAGCTGTCGCCGGAGAGGCAAAGGTGCCGTTTTTCTCACTGACCGGTTCCTCTTTTGTAGAAATGTATGTCGGTGTCGGCGCATCGAGAGTGCGCGATCTGTTCAAGCAGGCGCAGCAGATGGCACCGTGTATCATCTTTATCGATGAGATCGACGCGATCGGCAAGAGCCGTGACAATCAGCTCGGCAGCAATGACGAGCGGGAGCAGACGCTGAACCAGCTCCTGTCGGAGATGGACGGATTTGATATGAACAATGGGCTCGTGCTTCTGGCAGCTACCAACAGGCCTGAGATACTTGACCCGGCGCTGCTGCGCCCGGGACGGTTCGACCGCCGTATCATTGTTGAGAAGCCGGACCTGAAAGGCCGTGTGGACGTATTAAAAGTGCATTCCAAAGACGTGAGAATGGATGAGACCGTCGATCTGGAGGCGATCGCTCTGGCTACATCCGGGGCTGTCGGCTCTGATCTGGCCAACATGATCAATGAGGCTGCGATCAACGCGGTCAAGAACGGAAGAAGTGCGGTTACGCAAGGTGACTTGTTTGAAGCGGTGGAAGTCGTACTGGTAGGAAAAGAGAAGAAAGACCGTATCATGAGTACGGAGGAACGGAAGATCGTGTCCTACCATGAAGTCGGCCACGCGCTTGTCAGTGCACTGCAGAAAGATGCAGAGCCTGTACAGAAGATCACGATCGTGCCGAGAACCATGGGCGCGCTCGGATATGTAATGCAGACACCGGAGGAAGAGAAGTTCCTCAATACGAAGAAAGAGCTTGAGGCGATGCTCGTCGGCATGCTGGCAGGCCGTGCGGCGGAAGAGATCGTATTTGACACTGTGACGACAGGGGCCGCCAATGATATTGAGAAGGCGACAAACATAGCAAGAGCCATGATAACACAGTACGGCATGAGTGAGAAGTTCGGACTGATCGGACTGGAATCCATTCAGAACCGTTATCTGGACGGCAGGGCCGTTAGAAACTGCGGTGAAGCGACATCTGCTGAGATCGACAGGGAAGTCATGGAAATGCTGAAAAATGCTTACAGTGAGGCCAGAAGACTGCTGAGTGAACACAGGCAGTCACTGGATAAGATAGCAGCCTTCCTCATCGAGAAGGAGACGATCACAGGCAAAGAATTTATGGAGATCTTCCATGAGGCAGAGGGTATCGATCCTGAGACTGAGAAGAAACAGGGAGAAAGGGTCACCGTCAAAGAAGCAGAGCCGCAGATCGAGCAAAAGAGTGAAGCGGCAATTGATTCAAATATGGAATCAAACGAAGCTGTAAAAGAAGAAACAGAAGAATGA
- a CDS encoding glycoside hydrolase family 13 protein: MEKTWWKQSVVYQIYPRSFNDSDGDGIGDINGITEKLDYLKELGIDVIWLSPVYESPNDDNGYDISDYQAIMQEFGTMEDFERMLSQAHERGIRIVMDLVVNHTSDEHRWFVESRRSKHNPFRDYYIWREGKDGKEPNNWGSCFSGPAWSYDESTHMYYLHLFSSKQPDLNWDNPEVRDKVYEMMDWWCRKGIDGFRMDVISMISKAEGLPDGPKGESQLYGDPSPHAQNGPHVHEYLQEMNRRVLSHYDLMTVGECAGVTVEEAQKYASLDGKELNMVFQFEHMGLDEGEGYKWSDRKVSLPQLKAVMSKWQTELYQKAWNSLYWCNHDQPRIVSRFGDDRPAYRELSAKMLATCLHMMQGTPYIYQGEELGMTNAPFETLEDFRDIESINAYHEFVQSGIVDASAMMRYIRYKGRDNARTPMQWDDGVNAGFSAGTPWIMVNPNYKEINAEEQLSREDSVFRYYQKLIRLRKKEEIIVSGTYELLLPDSEELYVYTRTSERHKLLVVCSFTEDAVPFALPAEFKEADAEVLISNYNRDSIDKNITLKPYEAFGLKI; encoded by the coding sequence ATGGAAAAGACATGGTGGAAACAAAGTGTTGTTTATCAGATATACCCAAGAAGCTTCAATGATTCTGACGGTGACGGAATCGGGGATATCAACGGGATCACGGAAAAGCTGGATTATCTGAAGGAACTGGGGATCGATGTGATCTGGCTGTCGCCCGTTTATGAGTCGCCGAATGATGACAATGGTTATGACATAAGCGACTATCAGGCGATCATGCAGGAATTCGGCACAATGGAGGACTTTGAGCGGATGCTGTCGCAAGCGCATGAAAGAGGCATCCGTATTGTGATGGATCTCGTTGTAAACCACACGTCGGACGAACACAGATGGTTTGTGGAAAGCAGAAGATCAAAACACAATCCCTTTCGGGATTATTACATCTGGAGGGAGGGAAAGGACGGGAAAGAGCCGAACAACTGGGGGTCCTGCTTCAGCGGTCCCGCCTGGAGCTACGACGAGTCCACACATATGTACTACCTGCATCTGTTTTCTTCAAAGCAGCCTGATCTGAACTGGGATAATCCTGAGGTGCGTGATAAGGTGTATGAGATGATGGACTGGTGGTGCCGGAAAGGAATCGACGGCTTCCGGATGGACGTCATCAGTATGATATCAAAGGCTGAAGGTCTTCCGGACGGACCGAAGGGAGAGTCACAGCTCTATGGAGACCCTTCGCCTCACGCGCAGAACGGACCTCACGTCCATGAATACCTGCAGGAAATGAACCGCAGGGTATTGTCCCATTACGATCTGATGACGGTGGGAGAGTGTGCCGGCGTTACGGTGGAGGAGGCGCAGAAATATGCGTCGCTGGACGGAAAAGAACTCAATATGGTATTTCAGTTCGAGCATATGGGGCTTGACGAGGGGGAAGGTTATAAGTGGAGCGACCGGAAAGTCTCACTCCCGCAGCTGAAAGCTGTGATGTCGAAATGGCAGACAGAACTTTACCAAAAGGCGTGGAACAGTCTCTACTGGTGTAACCATGATCAGCCGAGAATCGTCTCCAGGTTCGGAGATGACCGCCCTGCATACCGGGAATTGTCCGCCAAAATGCTCGCCACCTGCCTGCATATGATGCAGGGAACGCCGTATATATATCAGGGGGAGGAACTTGGCATGACCAACGCGCCGTTTGAAACTCTTGAAGACTTCAGAGACATAGAGAGTATCAATGCATATCATGAATTTGTACAAAGTGGTATCGTCGATGCGTCTGCGATGATGAGGTATATCAGATACAAGGGGCGGGACAATGCCCGGACGCCCATGCAGTGGGATGACGGGGTGAACGCAGGGTTCAGCGCCGGTACTCCGTGGATCATGGTGAACCCAAACTATAAAGAGATCAACGCAGAAGAACAACTGTCAAGGGAGGATTCTGTGTTCCGGTATTATCAGAAGCTTATCCGTCTGCGCAAGAAAGAGGAGATCATTGTGTCCGGGACTTATGAACTTCTCCTGCCGGACAGCGAGGAACTGTACGTATATACGAGAACGTCGGAAAGGCATAAACTGCTCGTGGTATGCAGTTTTACAGAGGATGCGGTACCGTTTGCACTGCCGGCAGAATTTAAAGAGGCCGATGCAGAAGTGCTTATCAGCAATTATAACAGAGATAGCATAGATAAAAATATAACGCTGAAACCATATGAAGCTTTTGGTTTAAAAATATAG
- a CDS encoding CTP synthase, translating to MAVKYVFVTGGVVSGLGKGITAASLGRLLKARGYTVTMQKFDPYINIDPGTMNPVQHGEVFVTDDGAETDLDLGHYERFIDESLSKNSNVTTGKIYWSVLQKERRGDFGGGTVQVIPHITNEIKGRFYRSPAAENTEIAIIEVGGTVGDIESQPFLEAIRQFQHEKGRENVILIHVTLIPYLRASQEMKTKPTQASVKDLQGMGIQPDIIVCRSEYALDAGIKDKIALFCNVPANHVLQNLDVDYLYEAPLAMEKEKLADVVCECLNLPCPKPDLKDWEEMVDYLCHPNTEVTVALVGKYIQLHDAYISVVEALKHGGIFSRATVNIKWIDSESVSADNADELFQDVSGILVPGGFGHRGIDGKLEAIRYARTHKVPFLGLCLGMQLSIVEFSRDVLGYNDAHSAELRPDTTHPVIHIMPDQIGVEDIGGTLRLGSYPCVLDKHSKAYELYGKEKINERHRHRYEVNNDYREELTAHGMKLSGLSPDGTIVEMIEIPEHPWFIATQAHPELKSRPNRPHPLFKGFIEAALNYQTNH from the coding sequence ATGGCAGTAAAATACGTATTCGTAACAGGCGGAGTAGTATCCGGGCTTGGCAAGGGAATCACGGCGGCCTCTCTTGGACGGCTGCTCAAAGCCCGCGGCTATACAGTGACCATGCAGAAATTTGACCCTTATATCAACATTGACCCGGGCACGATGAACCCGGTGCAGCACGGCGAAGTGTTTGTGACAGACGACGGCGCGGAGACCGACCTTGATCTGGGACATTATGAAAGATTTATCGATGAAAGTCTGAGTAAGAATTCCAATGTCACGACCGGCAAAATATACTGGTCTGTACTGCAGAAGGAGCGCCGCGGTGATTTTGGAGGCGGGACCGTGCAGGTGATCCCTCATATCACCAATGAGATCAAAGGACGTTTCTACCGCAGCCCGGCCGCAGAGAATACGGAAATCGCCATAATAGAAGTGGGCGGGACTGTCGGTGATATTGAAAGCCAGCCTTTTCTTGAGGCTATCCGCCAGTTCCAGCACGAAAAAGGGCGGGAAAATGTGATACTGATCCACGTTACTCTCATTCCGTACCTGCGCGCCTCACAGGAGATGAAGACAAAACCGACGCAGGCGAGCGTCAAAGACCTGCAGGGTATGGGCATCCAGCCCGATATCATCGTCTGCCGCTCCGAGTACGCGCTGGACGCCGGTATAAAGGACAAGATCGCGCTCTTCTGCAATGTGCCGGCCAACCATGTGCTCCAGAACCTGGACGTCGATTATCTCTACGAGGCCCCGCTCGCCATGGAAAAAGAAAAGCTCGCCGATGTAGTGTGTGAATGCCTGAACCTTCCGTGCCCCAAGCCGGACTTAAAAGACTGGGAAGAGATGGTGGACTACCTGTGCCACCCGAACACCGAAGTAACTGTGGCGCTCGTCGGAAAGTATATCCAGCTCCACGACGCCTACATCAGCGTCGTCGAGGCGCTCAAACACGGCGGCATCTTCAGCCGCGCCACGGTAAATATCAAATGGATCGACTCCGAATCTGTCAGCGCGGACAATGCGGACGAGCTCTTTCAGGACGTCAGCGGTATCCTCGTCCCGGGAGGCTTCGGCCACCGGGGCATAGACGGCAAGCTCGAAGCCATCCGATACGCCCGCACACACAAGGTGCCTTTTCTCGGACTCTGCCTCGGTATGCAGCTCTCCATCGTAGAATTCTCCCGTGATGTGCTCGGATATAACGATGCCCACAGCGCGGAGCTCCGGCCGGATACGACACATCCGGTCATCCACATCATGCCCGACCAGATCGGTGTGGAAGATATCGGCGGAACGCTGCGGCTCGGCTCCTACCCATGCGTGCTGGACAAGCATTCCAAGGCATACGAATTATATGGAAAAGAAAAGATCAACGAACGCCACCGCCACCGCTACGAGGTGAACAACGATTACAGGGAAGAACTCACCGCCCACGGCATGAAGCTGTCCGGCCTCTCCCCGGACGGCACCATCGTAGAAATGATAGAAATACCGGAGCACCCCTGGTTCATCGCGACCCAGGCACACCCGGAGCTAAAATCAAGGCCGAACAGGCCGCACCCGCTCTTCAAAGGCTTCATCGAGGCAGCGCTGAATTATCAGACAAATCATTAA
- the hprK gene encoding HPr(Ser) kinase/phosphatase, with amino-acid sequence MGKKVKMKKIVEKMNLRNLTPDVDLTEREVEVPDINRPALQLTGFFEHFDSDRVQIIGYVEYTFLETLDEETKEHIYDTLLSYQIPCIIFSRDLVPEQRLLEKANAAQVPIFSTEKKTSEFTAEIIRWLNVELAPCISIHGVLVDVYGVGVLIMGESGIGKSESALELIKRGHRLVSDDVVEIHKVSDETLVGTAPDITRHFIELRGIGIVDVKTLFGVQSVRETQNIDLVITLEDWNKEKEYDRLGMEEEYTEFLGNKVVCHQLPIRPGRNLAIIVETAAINHRQKKMGYNAAHELYKRVQQNLTKK; translated from the coding sequence ATGGGGAAGAAAGTAAAGATGAAAAAGATTGTCGAAAAGATGAATCTCCGGAATCTGACGCCGGATGTTGATCTGACAGAAAGAGAGGTGGAGGTACCGGATATCAACCGGCCCGCGCTTCAGCTGACCGGTTTTTTTGAACACTTTGATTCTGACCGCGTACAGATAATCGGCTATGTGGAATATACATTTCTGGAAACTCTGGATGAGGAGACAAAGGAACATATCTACGATACACTGCTGTCTTATCAGATACCGTGCATCATCTTCAGCCGCGATCTTGTGCCTGAGCAGCGGCTTCTGGAGAAGGCAAATGCGGCGCAGGTACCGATATTTTCGACGGAAAAAAAGACATCTGAATTTACAGCGGAGATCATCCGCTGGCTGAACGTGGAGCTGGCTCCCTGCATTTCCATCCACGGCGTACTTGTGGACGTGTACGGCGTCGGCGTACTTATCATGGGGGAGAGCGGTATCGGAAAGAGCGAATCCGCGCTTGAGCTCATCAAGAGAGGACACCGCCTGGTCAGCGACGATGTGGTGGAGATCCATAAGGTCAGCGACGAGACACTGGTCGGGACGGCGCCGGATATCACCAGGCATTTTATTGAACTGCGGGGGATCGGGATCGTAGATGTAAAGACGCTGTTCGGTGTTCAGAGCGTCCGTGAGACACAGAATATCGATCTGGTGATCACGCTGGAAGACTGGAATAAAGAGAAGGAATATGACCGTCTTGGCATGGAAGAGGAGTATACAGAATTTCTTGGCAACAAAGTCGTATGCCATCAGCTCCCGATACGGCCGGGCCGTAATCTTGCCATTATCGTAGAGACGGCCGCTATCAACCACAGGCAGAAAAAGATGGGTTACAATGCGGCTCATGAGCTTTATAAGCGGGTACAGCAGAATCTTACAAAGAAATAG
- a CDS encoding LacI family DNA-binding transcriptional regulator has translation MTVRIKDIAREANVSPTTVSNVIHGNTKKVSPATLERIEAILHKRQYIPSMGARMLAGNSSHLIGVLIGSKRRQERGIDRDPFTSILLETLETEIFRQGYYMLFHISDRPEENWALAATWNIEGLITIGLSPEENEGIREKCGIPLVTVDVYYDIPGMANIGLKDEEGGYLMAQFLFDQGHTDFLFLADNDTGVDHMRWEGIVTFLKEQGSSEGALRERHLLIPSDIDGRQAYYQKKLPLFLEKQALFFASDYYAAEAVQYLRQNNIRIPEQISIAGFDDNVYASMCSPPLTTIRQNVPQKAAAAVRKLAALIRGETGIQLEERFPVELIIRDSVALRR, from the coding sequence ATGACAGTACGTATCAAAGATATCGCCAGGGAGGCCAACGTAAGCCCTACCACCGTGTCCAACGTCATACACGGCAATACAAAAAAGGTGTCTCCCGCAACGCTTGAGCGGATCGAGGCGATCCTGCACAAAAGACAGTACATTCCGAGTATGGGGGCCAGGATGCTGGCCGGAAACTCTTCGCACCTGATCGGAGTATTGATCGGCAGTAAGAGAAGACAGGAACGTGGCATCGACCGCGACCCGTTTACGAGTATTCTTCTTGAAACACTGGAGACAGAAATATTCCGCCAGGGCTATTACATGCTTTTTCATATTTCAGACAGGCCGGAGGAAAACTGGGCGCTTGCCGCCACCTGGAACATTGAAGGACTGATCACCATCGGGCTGAGTCCGGAAGAAAATGAAGGGATCAGGGAAAAATGCGGCATTCCCCTTGTGACCGTGGATGTCTATTATGATATCCCGGGAATGGCAAATATCGGTCTTAAGGATGAAGAAGGAGGGTATCTGATGGCGCAGTTTCTGTTTGATCAGGGACACACGGACTTCCTTTTTCTTGCAGACAACGACACTGGAGTAGATCATATGCGGTGGGAGGGAATCGTGACGTTTCTGAAAGAGCAGGGAAGCTCTGAAGGAGCCCTCCGGGAGCGTCACCTCCTCATACCTTCCGACATTGACGGAAGGCAGGCCTATTATCAGAAAAAGCTCCCTCTGTTTCTGGAGAAACAGGCGCTTTTTTTCGCTTCTGATTATTACGCCGCAGAAGCGGTACAGTATCTCAGACAGAATAACATACGCATACCGGAGCAGATCTCCATCGCAGGATTTGACGATAACGTATACGCTTCTATGTGTTCGCCGCCACTCACCACGATCCGGCAGAATGTTCCCCAAAAAGCAGCCGCCGCAGTACGCAAGCTGGCCGCTCTCATAAGGGGGGAGACAGGTATCCAGCTGGAGGAACGGTTTCCGGTGGAATTGATCATACGGGATTCTGTCGCTCTTAGAAGATGA